A stretch of the Pseudomonas helvetica genome encodes the following:
- a CDS encoding ABC transporter permease, which translates to MHKLAHILRLGLKEMSSLQHDSVLLLFLLYAFTVAIYMPAAGSVIGVHNASVAIVDEDHSNLSRQLAQSLQPPEFQRPVLLPYGQLDQVMDSGQYTFVINVPASFQADMLAGRQPAVQVNVDATAMSQAFMGAGYIARIFQRELLSYNDQSDPTGKAPALLTTRSLFNTNLEGGWFLAVIQIVNNITILAIILTGTALLREREHGTLDHLLVLPLTALEIMLAKIWSNMLVVVLCTWASLEIIVKGALGVPLAGSMALFLLVTAVYLFASTALGIFLATLARSTPQFGLLAIPVIIPMLLLSGGSTPLDSMPQWLQWVMQGSPSTHFVSLSAAILFRDAGVSVVWPDLLALSAIGLLFFAIALKRFRKSLAS; encoded by the coding sequence ATGCACAAGCTTGCGCACATACTGCGCCTTGGCCTCAAGGAAATGAGCAGCCTGCAGCATGACAGCGTCTTGCTGCTGTTCCTGCTCTACGCCTTTACGGTGGCGATCTACATGCCGGCCGCAGGCTCGGTGATCGGCGTGCATAACGCCAGCGTGGCCATCGTCGACGAAGATCACAGCAACCTGTCGCGACAACTGGCCCAGAGCCTGCAACCCCCGGAATTCCAGCGTCCAGTGTTGTTACCCTATGGGCAACTGGATCAGGTGATGGACAGCGGCCAGTACACCTTTGTCATAAACGTGCCAGCCAGTTTCCAGGCGGATATGTTGGCCGGGCGCCAGCCTGCGGTGCAGGTCAATGTCGATGCCACGGCCATGAGCCAGGCGTTCATGGGCGCGGGTTACATCGCACGGATTTTCCAGCGCGAACTGTTGAGCTACAACGACCAAAGCGACCCGACCGGCAAAGCCCCCGCCCTGCTGACCACCCGTTCGCTGTTCAATACCAATCTGGAAGGCGGCTGGTTCCTGGCGGTGATTCAGATCGTCAACAACATCACCATCCTCGCCATCATCTTGACTGGCACGGCACTGCTGCGTGAGCGCGAACATGGCACGCTCGACCACTTGCTGGTGCTGCCGCTGACAGCACTGGAAATCATGCTGGCGAAAATCTGGAGCAACATGCTGGTGGTGGTGCTATGCACCTGGGCATCGCTGGAAATCATCGTCAAAGGCGCACTGGGCGTGCCGCTGGCGGGCTCCATGGCGCTGTTTTTGCTGGTGACCGCGGTTTACCTGTTCGCCAGCACGGCGCTGGGGATTTTCCTCGCGACCCTGGCCCGCTCGACACCCCAGTTCGGCCTGCTGGCCATTCCGGTGATTATTCCGATGTTGCTGCTGTCCGGCGGCAGTACACCGCTGGACAGCATGCCGCAATGGCTGCAATGGGTGATGCAGGGCTCGCCGTCGACGCACTTCGTCAGTCTCAGCGCCGCAATACTGTTTCGCGACGCCGGAGTCAGCGTGGTCTGGCCGGACTTACTGGCGCTGAGCGCCATTGGCTTGCTGTTCTTTGCGATTGCGCTGAAGCGGTTTCGCAAAAGCCTGGCGTCCTGA
- a CDS encoding flagellar basal body-associated protein FliL: MKAWIMLMLALSLPVAAMAEEAKEGEAPKVSYISLSPPFVGNYGLDGTQKLKVYKADVALRVTGEDAVKAVKANEPLIRNQLVALFSQQTTEAMNNVEAKEKLRQEALKQTQQVMNDETGKPMVDDLLFNNLIIQ; the protein is encoded by the coding sequence GTGAAAGCGTGGATCATGTTGATGCTGGCCCTGTCTCTGCCTGTGGCAGCGATGGCCGAAGAAGCCAAAGAAGGCGAAGCGCCGAAAGTCAGCTATATCAGCCTGAGCCCACCGTTCGTGGGTAACTATGGGCTGGATGGCACCCAGAAGCTCAAGGTCTACAAGGCTGATGTGGCGTTGCGGGTAACCGGCGAGGACGCGGTCAAGGCCGTGAAGGCCAACGAACCGTTGATTCGCAATCAGTTGGTGGCGTTGTTTTCTCAGCAGACCACTGAAGCCATGAACAACGTCGAAGCGAAAGAGAAGCTGCGTCAGGAAGCCTTGAAGCAGACCCAGCAAGTGATGAATGACGAGACCGGCAAGCCGATGGTGGACGATCTGTTGTTCAATAACCTGATCATCCAGTAA
- the rbbA gene encoding ribosome-associated ATPase/putative transporter RbbA: protein MTAPALHISGLQHRYGKQQALADIAFSLPAGTRCGLIGPDGAGKSSLLGLIAGVKTLQQGQLEVLGGSIQDRLHRNSLYARIAFMPQGLGGNLYPELSIRENIHFFATLFGLSKADFEQRMRSLLLATDLLGFADRPAGKLSGGMKQKLGLCCALIHEPDLLILDEPTTGVDPLSRRRFWELIDDVRRQRPQLTLLVATAYMEEAEQFEHCLMLDGGKLIATGMTHELVAVTASGKLDEAFTHFQGSRDHDKQPLVIAPRTRASTDIAIEAHDLTLRFGDFTAVDKVSFAIGRGEIFGFLGSNGCGKTTTMKVLTGLIPASEGRASLLGNPVDAKDLATRKRVGFMSQSFSLYGELSVRRNLDLHARLFDLPKTDSARRIDELIQRFKLGSVAEQQSGALPLGLRQRLSLAVAVLHRPEVLILDEPTSGVDPAARDDFWRLLIELSREQGVTIFLSTHFMNEAQRCDRISLMHAGKVLACDTPAALQQQFGGQTLEAAFVTCLEQAQGPAESPTPAVPADATINPVMQLKDRGFSLGRLLAVASREGKELLRDKVRMAFALLGAIFMMVIFGYGISLDVEKLAFAVYDQDQTPQSRAYLEAFRGSRYFSEQPSIRDAAELHRRLQRSEIKLALEIPPGFGRDLYAGRQPTVAAWLDGGMPFRAETSRNYVEAVHLANIEQLAEQSSPALNRQSAAKLETRFRYNQDVVSVNAIGPGVMALILAFIPAMLTALGIVREKELGSITNFYATPLTRLEFLLGKQAPYLLVSLINLAVLTAMNRWLFGVPFKGSALTLAFGGLLYVLATTSMGLLISAFTRTQIAAILGTMIITSLPTIQFSGLIVPRSSLDGAAAVMGMLFPAGYFLDITVGTFTKALDIRQLWPQCLALFGFFIGFTGLSLVMLKKQEA from the coding sequence ATGACCGCTCCGGCGCTGCACATCTCCGGCCTCCAGCACCGTTATGGCAAGCAACAGGCACTGGCCGACATCGCGTTCAGCCTGCCGGCCGGCACTCGCTGCGGGCTGATCGGCCCGGATGGCGCCGGCAAGTCGAGCCTGCTGGGGCTGATCGCCGGCGTGAAAACCCTGCAACAAGGCCAACTGGAGGTGCTCGGCGGCTCAATCCAGGATCGCCTTCATCGCAACAGCCTCTACGCTCGTATTGCGTTCATGCCCCAAGGCCTGGGCGGCAATCTGTACCCCGAACTGTCGATCCGCGAGAACATCCACTTTTTTGCCACCCTGTTCGGGCTCTCGAAAGCCGACTTCGAACAGCGCATGCGTAGTCTGTTGCTGGCCACTGATCTGCTGGGTTTTGCCGATCGTCCTGCAGGCAAGCTGTCGGGCGGCATGAAACAGAAGCTCGGACTCTGCTGTGCGCTGATTCACGAGCCGGATTTGCTGATCCTCGACGAACCCACCACCGGTGTCGATCCCTTGTCACGGCGGCGCTTCTGGGAGCTGATCGACGATGTACGTCGCCAACGCCCGCAGCTGACGTTGCTGGTCGCCACTGCCTACATGGAAGAAGCCGAGCAATTCGAACACTGCCTGATGCTCGACGGCGGCAAGCTGATCGCTACCGGCATGACGCACGAACTGGTCGCTGTCACCGCCAGCGGTAAACTCGATGAAGCGTTCACCCATTTTCAAGGCAGCCGCGACCACGACAAGCAACCGCTAGTCATTGCCCCCAGAACCCGCGCCAGCACCGACATTGCCATCGAAGCCCACGACCTGACCCTGCGTTTCGGTGATTTCACCGCGGTAGACAAGGTCAGCTTTGCCATCGGACGCGGGGAGATTTTCGGCTTCCTGGGCTCCAACGGCTGCGGCAAAACCACCACGATGAAAGTCCTCACCGGGCTGATTCCGGCCAGCGAAGGCCGCGCCTCGCTGCTGGGCAATCCGGTGGACGCCAAGGACCTGGCTACCCGCAAACGGGTCGGCTTCATGTCTCAAAGCTTCTCGCTGTATGGCGAACTCAGCGTGCGGCGGAACCTGGATTTGCATGCGCGACTGTTCGATTTGCCCAAAACCGACAGTGCCCGGCGCATCGACGAACTGATCCAGCGCTTCAAGCTGGGCAGCGTCGCCGAACAGCAGTCCGGCGCATTGCCGTTGGGCCTGCGCCAGCGTTTGTCGCTGGCGGTGGCGGTGCTGCATCGCCCGGAAGTGTTGATCCTCGACGAACCGACCTCCGGCGTGGACCCGGCAGCACGGGACGATTTCTGGCGGCTGTTGATCGAGTTGTCGCGTGAGCAAGGTGTAACGATCTTCCTCTCGACCCACTTCATGAACGAAGCCCAGCGCTGCGACCGCATTTCGCTGATGCACGCGGGCAAGGTACTGGCCTGCGATACCCCGGCGGCGCTGCAACAGCAGTTCGGGGGGCAGACCCTGGAAGCGGCATTTGTTACCTGCCTGGAACAAGCTCAAGGCCCGGCCGAGTCACCGACGCCTGCTGTCCCTGCCGACGCCACGATCAACCCGGTCATGCAGTTGAAGGATCGCGGCTTCAGCCTCGGACGCTTGCTGGCGGTCGCCAGTCGCGAAGGCAAGGAATTGCTGCGGGACAAAGTACGAATGGCCTTCGCCCTGCTGGGGGCGATTTTCATGATGGTGATCTTCGGCTACGGCATTTCCCTGGACGTGGAAAAACTCGCCTTCGCCGTCTACGACCAGGACCAGACGCCGCAAAGCCGCGCCTACCTGGAAGCTTTTCGCGGCTCTCGCTACTTCAGCGAGCAGCCGTCGATCCGTGATGCCGCAGAGCTGCATCGCCGTCTTCAGCGCTCGGAAATCAAATTGGCACTGGAGATCCCGCCAGGCTTTGGTCGCGACCTGTACGCCGGTCGCCAACCGACCGTGGCGGCCTGGCTCGATGGCGGCATGCCGTTTCGCGCCGAGACCAGTCGCAACTATGTAGAGGCCGTGCACCTGGCCAACATTGAACAACTGGCCGAGCAGAGCAGCCCTGCGCTGAATCGACAGTCAGCCGCCAAACTGGAAACCCGTTTCCGCTACAACCAGGATGTGGTCAGCGTCAACGCCATCGGGCCCGGGGTGATGGCGCTGATCCTCGCGTTCATTCCGGCCATGCTCACTGCGCTGGGGATCGTGCGGGAGAAAGAGCTCGGCTCGATCACCAACTTCTACGCCACGCCCCTGACCCGCCTGGAGTTTTTGCTGGGTAAACAGGCGCCATATCTGCTGGTGAGCCTGATCAACCTCGCGGTCCTGACGGCCATGAACCGCTGGCTCTTCGGCGTGCCATTCAAGGGCAGTGCGTTGACCCTGGCCTTCGGCGGGTTGCTGTATGTGCTGGCAACCACCAGCATGGGCCTGCTGATTTCGGCGTTCACCCGGACCCAGATCGCCGCCATCCTCGGCACCATGATCATCACCAGCCTGCCGACCATCCAGTTTTCCGGGCTGATCGTGCCGCGCTCATCTCTCGATGGCGCGGCGGCGGTCATGGGCATGCTGTTTCCGGCGGGCTACTTCCTCGACATTACCGTCGGCACCTTCACCAAGGCGCTGGATATACGGCAGTTATGGCCGCAGTGCCTGGCGCTGTTCGGATTCTTTATCGGGTTCACCGGGCTCAGCCTGGTCATGCTGAAAAAGCAGGAGGCCTGA
- a CDS encoding HlyD family efflux transporter periplasmic adaptor subunit translates to MSTHSRSSIFFASSLIILLLAAGGFGYWKSMHDRLPEGLYVGNGRLEATEVQIASKTPGRLAEVRVNEGDKVIKGQLLARMDTRTLEAQRNQAEAEVLRARENLSAAQANVQLRQSELLLAQQELKRSQELFRRGYASGQIIDQQQARFDTANAAVAAARAQVSAVGAAIGAAQAQVAQLTSEIDDSSLRAPIDGVIQLRMAEPGEVLGAGGRVLMLIDPNDQYMNLYLSASVTGRLTVGDEARILLDALPGHPLPAKISFVAAKSQFTPKEVETRDERQKLVFRVKLRLTDPSAMPQAKPGMPGAGYVRTAPVDWPANLQ, encoded by the coding sequence ATGTCAACGCACAGCCGTTCTTCGATTTTTTTCGCCAGCTCTCTGATCATTCTGCTGCTGGCCGCCGGGGGCTTTGGTTACTGGAAATCGATGCATGACCGCCTGCCTGAAGGCCTGTATGTCGGCAACGGACGCCTCGAAGCCACCGAAGTGCAGATCGCCAGTAAAACGCCTGGGCGACTGGCCGAAGTGCGCGTCAATGAAGGCGACAAGGTGATCAAGGGGCAATTGCTGGCGCGCATGGACACCCGCACCCTCGAAGCCCAGCGCAACCAGGCCGAGGCCGAAGTACTGCGCGCCCGGGAGAACCTTTCTGCCGCCCAGGCCAATGTGCAACTGCGCCAGAGCGAACTATTGCTCGCCCAACAGGAACTCAAACGCTCCCAGGAACTGTTCAGGCGCGGTTACGCCAGCGGCCAGATCATCGATCAACAACAGGCGCGCTTCGACACCGCCAATGCCGCCGTCGCAGCGGCCCGCGCCCAGGTTTCGGCCGTCGGGGCCGCCATTGGCGCAGCTCAGGCACAGGTCGCCCAACTGACCAGCGAAATCGACGACAGCAGTTTGCGGGCACCGATCGACGGCGTCATCCAGCTGCGCATGGCCGAGCCCGGCGAAGTGCTCGGTGCGGGCGGACGCGTATTAATGCTGATCGATCCGAATGATCAGTACATGAATCTTTACCTCTCAGCGTCCGTGACCGGGCGCCTGACCGTCGGCGATGAAGCCCGGATCCTGCTCGACGCCCTGCCCGGCCATCCACTGCCGGCAAAAATCAGTTTCGTGGCGGCCAAATCGCAGTTCACACCCAAAGAGGTCGAAACGCGCGACGAGCGGCAAAAGCTGGTGTTCCGCGTCAAGCTGCGACTGACTGACCCGAGCGCCATGCCCCAGGCCAAACCGGGCATGCCCGGTGCCGGCTATGTGCGCACCGCCCCTGTTGACTGGCCGGCCAATCTGCAATGA
- a CDS encoding flagellar basal body-associated protein FliL: MSMMLRKLLLSLAVLPALLISMQTLANQNNKEVPGLKNVTVLIVRHAEKPDQGMGLSPRGEQRAEAYAHYFDPLQLGSKNLVPQRLIATSDSKSSARPRLTLTPLSQRLHLPIEQPYADEEVDKLVKSLDKNNQASVVLIAWHHGHIDNLIEAFGGDGQALTGQKSWPEDVYDWLIVLRFDDQGSLVESHSKKIQEHLLPGDGS, encoded by the coding sequence ATGAGCATGATGCTGCGCAAGCTGTTATTGAGTCTGGCGGTCTTGCCTGCACTGTTGATTTCAATGCAGACATTGGCAAATCAGAATAACAAGGAGGTTCCGGGCTTGAAAAATGTCACCGTACTGATCGTCCGACATGCGGAAAAACCCGATCAGGGCATGGGACTCAGCCCTCGTGGCGAGCAGCGCGCCGAAGCGTATGCGCACTATTTCGACCCGCTGCAGCTGGGCAGCAAGAACCTGGTACCGCAACGCCTGATCGCCACCAGCGACAGCAAGTCCAGCGCGCGACCACGGCTGACCCTGACACCGCTGTCGCAGCGTCTGCACCTTCCGATCGAGCAACCCTATGCCGATGAAGAAGTCGACAAACTGGTCAAATCGCTGGACAAGAACAACCAGGCCTCTGTCGTATTGATCGCCTGGCATCACGGGCATATCGACAATCTGATCGAAGCGTTCGGTGGTGATGGCCAAGCGTTGACCGGGCAGAAATCCTGGCCGGAAGACGTCTATGACTGGCTGATCGTATTGCGCTTCGACGACCAGGGGAGTTTGGTCGAATCCCACAGCAAGAAGATCCAGGAACATCTGTTGCCCGGAGATGGCAGCTGA
- a CDS encoding NADPH:quinone oxidoreductase family protein, whose translation MKAVLCKAFGPAESLVLEEVASPVAKKNEILLDVHAAGVNFPDTLIIEGKYQFKPPFPFSPGGEAAGVVSAVGEKVSHLKVGDRVMALTGWGSFAEQVAVPGYNVLPIPPSMDFNTAAAFSMTYGTSMHALKQRGNLQPGETLLVLGASGGVGLAAVEIGKAMGARVIAAASSAEKLAVAKAAGADELINYSEANLKDEIKRLTDGNGADVIYDPVGGDLFDQAIRAIAWNGRLLVVGFASGRIPELPVNLALLKGAAVLGVFWGAFAQRQPQDNAANFQQLFGWFAEGKLKPLVSQVYPLAQAANAINDLGQRKAVGKVVVRVR comes from the coding sequence ATGAAAGCCGTGCTGTGCAAAGCCTTCGGCCCTGCCGAATCGCTGGTGCTGGAAGAAGTCGCGAGTCCTGTCGCCAAGAAGAACGAAATCCTGCTGGACGTGCATGCGGCCGGGGTGAACTTCCCGGACACGCTGATCATCGAGGGCAAATACCAGTTCAAGCCACCCTTCCCGTTTTCGCCGGGCGGTGAAGCGGCTGGAGTGGTGAGCGCGGTGGGCGAAAAAGTCAGCCACCTCAAGGTCGGTGACCGGGTCATGGCACTGACCGGGTGGGGCAGTTTTGCCGAGCAAGTCGCGGTGCCGGGCTACAACGTGCTGCCTATCCCGCCGTCGATGGACTTCAACACTGCCGCAGCCTTCAGCATGACCTACGGCACCTCGATGCACGCGCTGAAACAGCGCGGCAACCTGCAACCGGGGGAAACCCTGCTGGTGCTCGGCGCTTCGGGTGGTGTCGGCCTGGCCGCCGTGGAAATCGGTAAAGCCATGGGTGCCCGGGTCATCGCTGCCGCCAGCAGCGCCGAGAAACTCGCCGTGGCCAAGGCTGCCGGCGCCGATGAGCTGATCAACTACAGCGAGGCCAACCTCAAGGACGAAATCAAGCGCCTGACCGACGGCAACGGTGCCGATGTGATCTACGATCCGGTGGGTGGCGACCTGTTCGATCAGGCAATCCGCGCCATTGCCTGGAACGGCCGCCTGCTGGTGGTCGGTTTCGCCAGCGGACGCATCCCGGAACTGCCGGTGAACCTCGCGCTGCTCAAGGGTGCAGCTGTACTCGGAGTGTTCTGGGGCGCCTTCGCCCAACGCCAGCCGCAAGACAACGCCGCCAACTTCCAACAACTGTTCGGCTGGTTCGCCGAAGGCAAGCTCAAGCCTCTGGTGTCGCAGGTTTACCCGCTGGCTCAGGCGGCCAATGCCATCAATGATCTGGGCCAGCGCAAGGCCGTTGGAAAGGTGGTGGTGCGGGTACGGTGA
- a CDS encoding EVE domain-containing protein, translating to MAYWLMKSEPDELSIKGLEKLGEARWDGVRNYQARNFLRAMAVGDEFFFYHSSCPEPGIAGIGRIIEAAYPDPTALEPESVYFDPKATPEKNAWSAINVGHVETFPKVLKLDYLKQQTALSEMPLVQKGSRLSVMPVTAEQWAAVLDLR from the coding sequence ATGGCCTACTGGCTTATGAAATCCGAGCCCGACGAGCTCTCGATCAAAGGCCTGGAGAAGCTCGGCGAAGCCCGCTGGGACGGCGTTCGCAACTATCAGGCACGCAACTTCCTGCGGGCCATGGCGGTTGGCGACGAGTTTTTCTTTTACCACTCCAGCTGCCCTGAACCGGGCATCGCCGGGATCGGTCGAATCATCGAAGCGGCATACCCGGACCCGACGGCGCTGGAACCCGAGAGTGTTTACTTCGACCCGAAGGCCACGCCCGAGAAAAATGCCTGGAGCGCGATCAACGTTGGTCACGTCGAGACATTTCCCAAAGTGCTGAAGCTCGACTATCTGAAACAGCAGACAGCACTGTCGGAGATGCCGCTGGTACAGAAAGGTTCGCGATTGTCGGTGATGCCGGTGACCGCCGAACAATGGGCGGCGGTGCTCGACCTGCGCTAA